A stretch of Lysinibacillus agricola DNA encodes these proteins:
- a CDS encoding NUDIX domain-containing protein, whose amino-acid sequence MKKFEEKTIKTTSIYDGKIVKLQIDDVTLPDGNVAKREIIKHPGAVAVIAVTDEGKLVLVEQYRKALERSIIEIPAGKLEPGEEPLVTARRELEEETGYGAQSFTFLQAFATSPGFADEIIHLFVAKDLYKIENKADLDEDEFVELLEVSLEEAHQMVADERIYDAKTAFAVLWLAAQ is encoded by the coding sequence ATGAAAAAGTTTGAGGAAAAAACGATAAAGACTACATCCATTTATGATGGGAAAATTGTGAAGCTACAGATTGATGATGTCACTTTACCGGATGGTAATGTTGCAAAAAGGGAAATTATTAAGCATCCAGGTGCAGTAGCAGTGATTGCTGTTACTGATGAAGGCAAATTAGTATTGGTGGAGCAATATCGTAAAGCTTTAGAGCGTTCCATTATTGAAATTCCAGCTGGTAAGCTTGAACCTGGTGAGGAGCCGCTTGTTACAGCACGTCGTGAATTAGAGGAAGAAACGGGTTACGGTGCACAGAGCTTTACTTTTTTACAGGCGTTTGCAACATCCCCGGGCTTCGCAGATGAGATCATTCATCTATTTGTGGCAAAAGATTTATATAAAATTGAAAACAAAGCAGATTTAGATGAGGATGAGTTTGTCGAATTATTAGAAGTTTCGTTGGAAGAGGCTCATCAAATGGTTGCAGACGAGCGTATATATGACGCCAAGACAGCGTTTGCAGTACTTTGGCTTGCGGCACAATAA